The Antarcticibacterium flavum genome contains the following window.
TTGACAGCATTCCCGGGAGCCCGCCGGTGTGGGAAACTTCCAGGTCCCCTTTTTTATCGGCAAGGAACCAGCCCAGGCCATAGCCTGCAAAATGTGAATTGTAGCGTTCGTACCGGTTAGGTTCAATCACGGTATGGACTTTCCACATTTCCCGGTGGTTCTCTTCTGAAAATAAGCGCTGTCCATTCCCATATTCCCCTTTATTTAGCTGAAGGTTCATCCAAATGGCCATATCTGATACATTGGAGAACATCCCGCCCGCGGCCCCGTTAATGCTTTTTATGATATGCGGAATTTCTCTTATACCCCCATCTGCAGTAGTATGAGGCATAGCAAGCATGTTTTTGTTTGTTATCTTCTGAAGGGAGGGTGCAGAGTTGTCCATTTTCAAAGGTTTCAGGATTTTTTTTGAAATAAAATCGTCATAGCTCATACCGCTCACCCGGGCAATAAGCTCCCCCGCGACCAGGTATAATACATTGTCATAGTCATATTTGGTGCGAAAATCTGAAACCGGCTCGAAATATTGAAAAACCCCCAGTACATCCCCGATAGTAAAGTTAGCCCCATCAGGAAAAAACATGAGGTCACCTGCGCCAAGTCCAAGGCCGCTGCGGTGGGTGAGCAGGTCCTGAATATTAAAATTTTCGGTTACATAATCATTGTACATCCTGAATTCCGGCAGGTGCTTTATTACCTTATCATCCCAGTTAATTTTTCCCTCTTCTTCCAGGATGGCCAGCGCGACAGTGGTAAAGGCTTTTGTGTTGGAAGCTATGGCGAAATTTGAAATTTCTGAAACAGGAGTGTTGGTCTCTATGGATTGCACACCATAGCCTTTTTGATGTATCACTTTTCCATCCTTAACAATAGCTACAGCTGCACCCGCAACTTCAAATTTCTCCATGGCCTCCTGCACCAAAGAATCCACCTGGGCAGAAGTTATTTGAGAGTGGACAAATGATGGGCTAAGTAAGATCAAGAAGGCAAAGAGCGCAAAGACTGTTCTCATAGATTTTGTTGTTATTC
Protein-coding sequences here:
- a CDS encoding serine hydrolase; protein product: MRTVFALFAFLILLSPSFVHSQITSAQVDSLVQEAMEKFEVAGAAVAIVKDGKVIHQKGYGVQSIETNTPVSEISNFAIASNTKAFTTVALAILEEEGKINWDDKVIKHLPEFRMYNDYVTENFNIQDLLTHRSGLGLGAGDLMFFPDGANFTIGDVLGVFQYFEPVSDFRTKYDYDNVLYLVAGELIARVSGMSYDDFISKKILKPLKMDNSAPSLQKITNKNMLAMPHTTADGGIREIPHIIKSINGAAGGMFSNVSDMAIWMNLQLNKGEYGNGQRLFSEENHREMWKVHTVIEPNRYERYNSHFAGYGLGWFLADKKGDLEVSHTGGLPGMLSKVAMLPDRDLGVVVLTNTESGGAGVFSTVVNTILDSYMGLDDNNWLELNLQNARNREGQGDEITKKTWETVKKADQSSVIAENYLGIYRDNWFGDVVVHRKDGQLWISSKRSPKLNGPLKLYKDHTFAVKWEYQDMNADAFAIFEIDDKGKAQNLKMKGISPNIDFSFDFQDLDLKRVE